The Urbifossiella limnaea genome has a window encoding:
- a CDS encoding DUF1501 domain-containing protein, with protein MTLSRRQLLTAAAGVSVSGWLGRLAAADAKPRRSVVLLWMAGGPATIDLFDLKPGHDNGGPFRPVDTTAPGLRIGEHLPNLAYHGHRLAVLRGMSTREGDHGRGTYLMRTGVVPSAAGIQYPTVGSLLSKELGDPAGELPNFVSIAPQRFFSQEAYSPGFLGPQHAPLIVGDGQFGPNVPDIDAVLRVADLARPRTVAEDAAATRLDLLRGVHDDFAATHPGGVTRAHAAAYDRAVRLMRSAGGKVFDLTEEKANVRDAYGRNLFGQGCLLARRLVERGVPFVEVTLGGWDTHSNNFDQVRALCGTLDRAWAQLMTELTERGLIDRTTVVFAGEFGRTPKINQQRGRDHFSTAWSTVVAGGGVKGGQAVGRTSADGVTVTDRPVSAADFLATLCRIVGVDPEKPNMSNVGRPIPIADRGANPVTEVVA; from the coding sequence ATGACCCTGTCGCGTCGGCAACTCCTGACCGCCGCCGCCGGCGTCTCGGTGTCGGGTTGGCTGGGCCGGCTGGCCGCGGCCGACGCCAAGCCGCGGCGCTCGGTCGTCCTGCTGTGGATGGCCGGCGGCCCCGCCACCATCGACCTGTTCGACCTGAAGCCCGGCCACGACAACGGCGGCCCCTTCCGCCCCGTGGACACCACCGCCCCCGGCCTCCGCATCGGCGAGCACCTGCCGAACCTCGCCTACCACGGCCACCGCCTCGCCGTCCTCCGCGGCATGAGCACCCGCGAGGGCGACCACGGCCGCGGCACCTACCTCATGCGGACCGGCGTCGTCCCCAGCGCCGCCGGCATCCAGTACCCGACGGTCGGGTCGCTGTTGTCGAAGGAACTCGGCGACCCGGCCGGCGAGCTGCCGAACTTCGTCAGCATCGCCCCACAGCGGTTCTTCAGCCAGGAGGCGTACAGCCCCGGCTTCCTCGGGCCGCAGCACGCGCCGCTGATCGTCGGCGACGGCCAGTTCGGCCCGAACGTGCCCGACATCGACGCCGTCCTCCGGGTCGCCGACCTGGCCCGCCCGCGCACCGTCGCCGAGGACGCCGCCGCGACACGCCTCGATCTGCTCCGCGGCGTTCACGACGACTTTGCGGCGACACACCCCGGCGGGGTCACGCGGGCGCACGCCGCCGCCTACGACCGCGCCGTCCGGCTCATGCGCTCGGCCGGCGGCAAGGTGTTCGACCTGACGGAGGAGAAGGCCAACGTCCGCGACGCTTACGGCCGCAACCTGTTCGGTCAGGGGTGCCTGCTGGCCCGCCGGCTGGTGGAGCGCGGCGTTCCGTTCGTGGAAGTGACGCTCGGCGGCTGGGACACGCACTCGAACAACTTCGACCAGGTCCGCGCCCTGTGCGGCACGCTGGACCGCGCGTGGGCGCAGCTGATGACCGAGCTGACGGAGCGCGGCCTGATCGACCGCACCACGGTCGTGTTCGCCGGCGAGTTCGGCCGCACGCCGAAGATCAACCAACAGCGCGGCCGCGACCACTTCTCGACGGCGTGGTCCACCGTGGTCGCGGGCGGCGGCGTGAAGGGCGGGCAGGCCGTCGGCCGCACAAGCGCCGACGGCGTGACCGTGACGGACCGGCCGGTGTCGGCCGCCGACTTCCTGGCGACACTGTGCCGAATCGTGGGCGTGGACCCGGAGAAGCCGAACATGTCCAACGTCGGCCGGCCGATCCCCATCGCCGACCGCGGGGCGAACCCGGTGACGGAGGTCGTCGCGTGA
- a CDS encoding HAD family hydrolase, with protein sequence MIRTIVFDFGNVVAFFDHGRSVAKLAAYTALPAVELALRVYGDPIADDYERGLLSTTEFVREAILNAKLTCTPVEFLAAYTDIFWPNPEVIALVPKLRANYRVLLGSNTNEAHFLRFTADYAAELTPFDHLVASHHAAARKPDPAFFAYAHQYANAEPGECLFIDDLPVNVEAARRFGWEGLVYQPDGTLPEKLRAAGVQFS encoded by the coding sequence ATGATCCGCACCATCGTCTTCGACTTCGGCAACGTCGTGGCCTTCTTCGACCACGGCCGCTCCGTCGCGAAACTGGCCGCGTACACCGCCCTGCCGGCGGTCGAACTCGCGCTCCGCGTCTACGGCGACCCCATCGCCGACGACTACGAGCGCGGCCTTCTCAGCACCACCGAGTTCGTCCGCGAAGCCATCCTGAACGCCAAGCTTACCTGCACACCCGTCGAGTTCCTCGCCGCGTACACCGACATCTTCTGGCCCAACCCCGAGGTCATCGCACTCGTCCCGAAACTGAGGGCGAACTACCGCGTGCTGCTCGGCTCGAACACGAACGAGGCGCACTTCCTCCGCTTCACCGCCGACTACGCCGCGGAGTTGACCCCGTTCGACCACCTCGTGGCCTCGCACCACGCCGCCGCTCGCAAGCCGGACCCGGCGTTCTTCGCCTACGCCCACCAGTACGCCAACGCCGAGCCCGGTGAATGCCTGTTCATCGACGACCTGCCGGTGAACGTCGAGGCGGCGCGGCGGTTCGGGTGGGAGGGGCTGGTCTACCAGCCGGACGGGACGCTGCCCGAAAAGTTGCGGGCGGCGGGGGTTCAGTTCAGCTGA
- a CDS encoding serine hydroxymethyltransferase translates to MDILEQADPEVFAAVRSERRRQQDGLEMIASENYTSPAVMAAQGSCLTNKYAEGYPGRRYYGGCEFVDEVERVAIDRAKRLFGAAHVNVQPHSGAQANMAVFLATLQPGDTILGLDLAHGGHLTHGMRLNFSGKYFKVASYGVRPTDHRIDFDQVAAQAREHKPKLVIAGASAYPREFDFAKFADICAEVGALLMVDMAHIAGLVAAKVHPDPVPHAAFVTSTTHKTLRGPRAGIILCREEYAKAIDSAVFPGVQGGPLMHVVAAKAVAFKEALQPDFVRYQRQVVANAKVLAEELTRAGYTLVSGGTDNHLILVDVFGKQGVPGKVAEHALDRAGITVNKNMIPFDPRKPLDPSGVRIGTPALTTRGMAEAEMKRVAAWIVEVLAAPEDAAVLERVRGAVRELCRQFPAPAEA, encoded by the coding sequence ATGGACATTTTGGAACAGGCCGACCCCGAGGTTTTCGCCGCGGTCCGCAGCGAGCGCCGCCGGCAGCAGGACGGCCTGGAGATGATCGCCAGCGAGAACTACACCAGCCCCGCGGTGATGGCCGCGCAGGGTTCGTGCCTCACGAACAAGTACGCCGAGGGCTACCCCGGCCGCCGTTACTACGGCGGCTGCGAGTTCGTCGACGAAGTGGAACGTGTAGCCATCGACCGCGCCAAGCGGTTGTTCGGCGCCGCGCACGTCAACGTGCAGCCGCACTCCGGCGCGCAGGCGAACATGGCCGTGTTCCTGGCCACGCTCCAGCCCGGCGACACCATCCTGGGCCTCGACCTGGCGCACGGCGGCCACCTCACCCACGGGATGCGGCTGAACTTCTCGGGCAAGTACTTCAAGGTCGCCTCCTACGGCGTCCGCCCGACGGACCACCGCATCGACTTCGACCAGGTCGCCGCGCAGGCCCGCGAGCACAAGCCGAAGCTCGTCATCGCCGGTGCCAGCGCCTACCCGCGCGAGTTCGACTTCGCCAAGTTCGCTGACATCTGCGCTGAGGTCGGCGCGCTGCTGATGGTGGACATGGCCCACATCGCCGGGCTGGTGGCTGCCAAGGTCCACCCCGACCCGGTGCCGCACGCCGCGTTCGTCACCAGCACCACGCACAAGACCTTGCGCGGCCCCCGTGCCGGCATCATCCTGTGCCGCGAGGAGTACGCCAAGGCGATCGACTCGGCCGTGTTCCCCGGCGTGCAGGGCGGGCCGCTCATGCACGTCGTCGCCGCGAAGGCCGTCGCCTTCAAGGAAGCGCTCCAGCCGGACTTTGTTCGCTACCAGAGACAGGTGGTGGCGAACGCAAAAGTGCTGGCCGAGGAGCTGACCCGCGCCGGCTACACGCTCGTGAGCGGCGGTACCGACAACCACCTGATCCTGGTGGACGTGTTCGGCAAGCAGGGGGTGCCGGGGAAGGTGGCCGAACACGCCCTCGACCGGGCCGGTATCACGGTCAACAAGAACATGATCCCGTTCGACCCGCGGAAGCCGCTGGACCCGTCCGGCGTTCGCATCGGCACCCCGGCCCTGACGACGCGCGGCATGGCCGAGGCCGAGATGAAGCGCGTGGCCGCGTGGATCGTCGAGGTGCTGGCGGCCCCCGAGGACGCCGCGGTGCTGGAGCGCGTCCGCGGCGCCGTCCGCGAGTTGTGCCGGCAGTTCCCCGCCCCGGCCGAGGCGTGA
- a CDS encoding anti-sigma factor: MADGLTEPPDDAPDHTEVELVAYLDGELDAAAARRVEARIAADPKLRARAEALKRSYDLLDFLPKPEPSAAFTSRTLDRLPAVKSSPAAPPVQPTEPVPVAHPSGTGTPILTPVPPPRTGTWALVLVLLIGVSLGVGYLGTAAARTYLFPPPAPLDVTADTLPLADYRVVERLALYAPADDLEFVERLAAHDRFGDDVGLQSAAPVEPDKPDGKELDALVRAFRELPPDRQDKLRQLDHQLHDLPDARRDTLLRVLEVYAAWLQRLPDADRKKILAAPSPGDRLEAIDDTRSTQWVAGLPAAQRQKLKTMPPVERGETIVKWKAEEDTNRDRWNTARFHHEFVRSGRQPWPFTDETLKKQVLDFAQSAYHPGDPKKNRLLPADRTRFTEALERGEKGGEWAWLGKTVYDISRNPRYETYPEAGPNGKMTTDFADLPPLLRDVMTKRIVNKAGAEVVGRWPDFALEVNRGMSKSKFAGKEFHLGPARPGEFRPEVEQFLPALQKMVTPAEWAGLAEKAGRWPEYPAELLRLARAHDLSVPGAMPPGPPSQWEKTYSLPPRPVPRPGSE, from the coding sequence ATGGCCGACGGGTTGACGGAACCGCCGGACGACGCCCCCGACCACACCGAGGTCGAGCTGGTGGCGTACCTCGACGGCGAACTCGACGCCGCGGCGGCGCGGCGGGTGGAGGCGCGGATCGCGGCCGACCCGAAGCTGCGGGCGCGGGCCGAGGCGCTGAAGCGCTCCTACGACCTGCTCGACTTCCTGCCGAAACCCGAGCCCTCGGCGGCGTTCACGAGCCGCACCCTCGACAGGCTGCCGGCGGTGAAGTCATCGCCGGCGGCGCCGCCGGTGCAGCCGACCGAGCCGGTGCCGGTCGCGCACCCGTCGGGGACGGGGACGCCGATCCTGACGCCGGTACCGCCGCCGCGCACGGGCACGTGGGCGCTGGTGCTGGTGCTGCTGATCGGCGTGTCGCTCGGCGTCGGTTACCTGGGCACGGCCGCGGCACGGACGTACCTTTTCCCGCCGCCCGCACCCCTCGACGTGACGGCCGACACGCTGCCGCTGGCCGACTACCGCGTGGTGGAGCGGCTCGCACTCTACGCCCCCGCCGACGACCTGGAGTTCGTCGAGAGGCTGGCCGCACACGACCGCTTCGGCGACGACGTGGGGCTTCAGTCGGCTGCGCCGGTCGAGCCAGACAAGCCGGACGGAAAGGAGCTCGACGCACTGGTGAGAGCGTTCCGCGAGCTGCCCCCAGACCGTCAGGACAAGCTGCGGCAGCTGGATCATCAGTTGCACGACCTGCCCGACGCCCGCCGCGACACGCTGCTACGGGTGCTGGAGGTGTACGCGGCGTGGCTCCAGCGCCTCCCCGACGCCGACCGCAAGAAAATCCTCGCCGCACCGTCCCCCGGAGACCGGCTGGAGGCGATCGACGACACCCGCAGCACGCAGTGGGTGGCCGGCCTCCCGGCGGCGCAGCGGCAGAAACTCAAGACGATGCCGCCCGTCGAGCGCGGGGAGACGATCGTGAAGTGGAAGGCGGAGGAGGACACGAACCGCGACCGCTGGAACACGGCCCGCTTCCACCACGAGTTCGTCCGTTCCGGCCGCCAGCCGTGGCCGTTCACCGACGAAACGCTGAAGAAGCAAGTGCTGGACTTCGCCCAATCGGCTTACCACCCCGGCGACCCGAAGAAGAACCGCCTGCTGCCCGCGGACCGGACGAGGTTCACCGAGGCGCTGGAGCGCGGGGAGAAGGGCGGCGAGTGGGCGTGGCTCGGCAAGACGGTCTACGACATCTCCCGCAACCCGCGTTACGAGACGTACCCCGAGGCCGGCCCGAACGGGAAGATGACCACCGACTTCGCCGACCTGCCGCCGCTGCTCCGCGACGTGATGACGAAGCGGATCGTGAACAAGGCCGGGGCGGAGGTCGTCGGCCGGTGGCCCGACTTCGCCCTGGAGGTGAACCGCGGGATGTCGAAGTCCAAGTTCGCGGGGAAGGAGTTTCACCTCGGCCCGGCCCGGCCCGGCGAATTCCGGCCGGAGGTTGAACAGTTCCTGCCGGCGCTACAGAAGATGGTTACGCCGGCGGAGTGGGCCGGGCTCGCGGAGAAGGCGGGGCGGTGGCCCGAGTACCCGGCCGAGCTGCTGCGGCTGGCGCGGGCGCACGACCTGAGCGTACCCGGGGCGATGCCGCCGGGGCCGCCGAGCCAGTGGGAGAAGACGTACAGCCTGCCGCCGCGCCCGGTGCCGCGGCCGGGGAGCGAGTGA
- a CDS encoding THUMP domain-containing class I SAM-dependent RNA methyltransferase: protein MVAYFVTCARGLEPLLAGELVALGGADVELGRGGVWTRGDTALLYRASLWLRTAVRILRPVFGGPVRSTDELYDAVRSIDWFEFMSPDHTLAVDCNVRDSAITHSQYASRRVKDAICDQFRDRVGRRPSVDTERPMVGLNLHVYRNHATLSLDASWDSLHKRGYRPVQTRAPLNEALAAGLLLHAGWDPATPLVDPLCGSGTFCIEGSWLALDRPPGLLRKWFGFQGWPDFDRGLWAAVREDARLGVRPHLSAPIVGSDGRADAIEFARGNAHAAGVGNLLRFDRLDVRDARPPDGPPGVLACNPPYGERIGEEAELVGLYRTLGDVFGTHWRGWRVFVFSGNDNLAGEVGLPVRGSTPFFNGKIPCRLWEFET, encoded by the coding sequence GTGGTCGCATACTTCGTGACGTGCGCCCGCGGGCTGGAGCCGCTCCTGGCCGGCGAGCTGGTCGCCCTCGGCGGGGCCGACGTGGAGCTCGGCCGCGGCGGCGTCTGGACCCGCGGCGACACCGCCCTCCTCTACCGCGCCAGCCTGTGGCTGCGGACGGCCGTGCGAATCCTCCGGCCGGTGTTCGGCGGCCCCGTCCGCTCGACCGACGAGTTGTACGACGCCGTCCGGTCGATCGACTGGTTCGAATTCATGTCGCCGGACCACACCCTCGCGGTGGACTGCAACGTCCGCGACTCGGCGATCACGCACTCGCAGTACGCCAGCCGCAGGGTGAAGGACGCCATCTGCGATCAGTTCCGCGACCGCGTCGGCCGCCGGCCGAGCGTGGACACCGAGCGGCCGATGGTCGGCCTCAACCTGCACGTCTATCGCAACCACGCGACGCTCAGCCTGGACGCGAGTTGGGACTCGCTGCACAAGCGCGGCTACCGACCCGTGCAGACGCGGGCGCCGCTCAACGAGGCACTCGCCGCCGGGTTGCTGCTCCACGCCGGCTGGGACCCGGCGACGCCCCTCGTGGACCCACTGTGCGGCTCCGGCACGTTCTGCATCGAGGGGAGTTGGCTGGCGCTGGACCGGCCGCCGGGGCTGTTGCGGAAGTGGTTCGGCTTCCAGGGGTGGCCCGACTTCGACCGCGGACTGTGGGCTGCCGTACGGGAGGACGCCCGACTCGGCGTCCGGCCGCACCTGTCGGCGCCGATCGTCGGCAGCGACGGGCGGGCCGACGCGATCGAGTTCGCGCGCGGGAACGCCCACGCGGCGGGAGTCGGCAATCTACTGCGATTCGACCGCTTGGACGTGCGCGACGCGCGCCCGCCGGACGGGCCACCGGGGGTGTTGGCGTGCAACCCGCCCTACGGCGAGCGGATCGGTGAGGAGGCCGAGTTGGTGGGGCTGTACCGCACGCTGGGGGACGTGTTCGGCACCCACTGGCGCGGCTGGCGGGTGTTCGTGTTCAGCGGGAACGACAACTTGGCGGGCGAAGTGGGGCTCCCGGTGCGGGGGAGTACGCCCTTCTTCAACGGCAAGATACCGTGCCGGCTGTGGGAGTTCGAGACGTGA
- a CDS encoding RNA polymerase sigma factor — protein sequence MSIGQTSTLMALRDPDIRLMLRVRDDDAAAFAELVERFQHRLVGVMHHLVGSADEAEDLAQEVFLRVYRTRKKYRPRAKFSTWLFTIANNLALNALRDRRRRPAVPLELQQSGGDVPTTNNAPAQTRDAPPAHSLQQQELAAVIREALDGLNERQRVAIVLNKFEDMGYADIAEVMGLSTKAVKSLLSRARVKLREALQGYIYMDGDAPPPDDGPEE from the coding sequence ATGTCCATCGGCCAGACCAGCACGCTGATGGCCCTCCGCGACCCGGACATCCGGCTCATGCTCCGGGTCCGGGACGACGACGCCGCCGCGTTCGCCGAACTGGTGGAGCGCTTCCAGCACCGCCTCGTCGGCGTCATGCACCACCTGGTCGGCAGCGCCGACGAGGCCGAGGATTTGGCGCAGGAGGTGTTCCTGCGGGTGTACCGCACCCGCAAGAAGTACCGGCCGCGGGCCAAGTTCAGCACGTGGCTGTTCACCATCGCCAACAACCTGGCGCTGAACGCCCTGCGCGACCGCCGGCGGCGCCCGGCCGTGCCGCTGGAGTTGCAGCAGAGCGGCGGCGACGTGCCCACGACGAACAACGCCCCCGCCCAGACCCGCGACGCGCCGCCGGCCCACAGCCTCCAGCAGCAGGAGCTGGCGGCCGTGATCCGCGAGGCGCTCGACGGCCTGAACGAGCGGCAGCGGGTGGCGATCGTGCTGAACAAGTTCGAGGACATGGGCTACGCCGACATCGCCGAGGTGATGGGACTGAGCACGAAGGCGGTGAAGTCGCTGTTGAGCCGCGCCCGGGTGAAGCTGCGCGAGGCGCTGCAGGGGTATATCTACATGGATGGCGACGCCCCGCCGCCGGACGACGGCCCGGAGGAGTGA
- a CDS encoding DUF1553 domain-containing protein: MSIRAWALAALMIAAPARAADPATDLAAVIDKHLAADWAARGVVPAAPADDAEFCRRVYLDVIGRTPRVAETLDFLDDKAPDKRTKLVDRLLGTAPHAAHFAAVTRAAWLPQSVAGANFAGFGFQLETWLRKQYRDNVPADRTVRALLEVPYQVQVTGQVGNTFRFVQPVGNDPDHRTIVGFYQANEAKAENAAAAVSRLFVGVKLECAQCHDHPFAPYTKEQFWEFAAFFADLNRVPTADAPPGPQGTRNRIQLPNSSQVVVARFFDGTSPEWNEVTSPRQELAAWLTSRQNPYFARNLANRMWAHFFGVGITDPVDEPGDANPPSHPELLDALGKAFAAGGFDNRLLVRAITRTKAYQLSSRMSHPTQADARRFARMSVRGLTPAQLFDSLVSATGYRESAQQRANTFAGFVQPGNPRSLFLNRFTSTDRPTEAGTTILQALMLMNGQFLDAQTAPDTAELLGAVADIPGWDTKRRVETLFLAALARRPTADELERFSSHVERGDRRKGLGDVFWVLLNSPEFLFNH; encoded by the coding sequence ATGTCGATCCGGGCCTGGGCGCTCGCCGCCCTCATGATCGCCGCCCCCGCCCGCGCCGCCGACCCGGCGACGGACCTCGCCGCCGTCATCGACAAGCACCTCGCCGCCGACTGGGCCGCCCGCGGCGTCGTCCCCGCCGCCCCCGCCGACGACGCCGAGTTCTGCCGCCGCGTGTACCTCGACGTGATCGGCCGCACCCCGCGGGTCGCCGAGACGCTCGACTTTCTCGACGACAAGGCGCCCGACAAGCGCACGAAGCTCGTAGACCGGCTCCTCGGCACGGCCCCGCACGCGGCGCACTTCGCCGCCGTGACGCGGGCCGCGTGGCTGCCGCAGTCCGTCGCCGGGGCGAACTTCGCCGGCTTCGGCTTCCAGCTCGAGACGTGGCTCCGCAAGCAGTACCGCGACAACGTCCCCGCCGACCGCACCGTCCGGGCGCTGCTCGAAGTGCCGTACCAGGTGCAGGTGACCGGCCAGGTCGGCAACACCTTCCGGTTCGTCCAGCCGGTCGGGAACGACCCGGACCACCGGACCATCGTCGGCTTCTACCAGGCGAACGAGGCGAAGGCCGAGAACGCGGCGGCGGCGGTGAGCCGGCTGTTCGTCGGCGTGAAGCTGGAGTGCGCCCAGTGCCACGACCACCCGTTCGCCCCGTACACGAAGGAGCAGTTCTGGGAGTTCGCGGCCTTCTTCGCTGATCTGAACCGCGTTCCCACCGCCGACGCGCCGCCCGGCCCGCAGGGGACCAGGAACCGCATCCAGCTGCCGAACTCGTCGCAGGTCGTGGTCGCCAGATTCTTCGACGGCACCTCGCCCGAGTGGAACGAGGTGACGAGCCCGCGGCAGGAGCTGGCGGCGTGGCTGACGAGCCGGCAGAACCCGTACTTCGCCCGCAACCTCGCCAACCGCATGTGGGCGCACTTCTTCGGCGTCGGCATCACCGACCCCGTGGACGAGCCCGGCGACGCCAACCCGCCGAGCCACCCCGAACTGCTGGACGCGCTCGGCAAGGCGTTCGCCGCCGGCGGGTTCGACAACCGGCTGCTCGTCCGCGCCATCACCCGCACGAAGGCGTACCAGCTGAGCAGCCGGATGAGCCACCCGACGCAGGCCGACGCCCGCCGCTTCGCCCGCATGAGCGTCCGCGGGCTGACGCCGGCCCAGCTGTTCGACAGCCTCGTCAGCGCCACCGGCTACCGCGAGTCGGCCCAGCAGCGGGCCAACACCTTCGCCGGGTTCGTGCAGCCGGGCAACCCGCGCAGCCTGTTCCTGAACCGCTTCACCAGCACCGACCGGCCCACCGAGGCGGGCACGACCATCCTGCAAGCCCTGATGCTGATGAACGGCCAGTTCCTCGACGCGCAAACGGCCCCCGACACGGCCGAGTTGCTCGGCGCCGTCGCCGACATCCCCGGGTGGGACACGAAGCGCCGCGTCGAGACGCTGTTCCTGGCCGCGCTCGCCCGCCGGCCGACGGCCGACGAACTGGAGCGGTTCAGCAGCCACGTCGAGCGCGGCGACCGGCGCAAAGGGCTGGGCGACGTGTTCTGGGTACTGCTGAACAGCCCCGAGTTCCTGTTCAACCACTGA
- a CDS encoding DUF2089 family protein: MESGGVPVWFAELGDEDREFVRRVVLASGSLKELAEGYGVSYPTIRVRLDRLIARVKAAEAARGADPLERKVRVLVAEGVIDAGVGRQLLAAHRASLTRGGG; the protein is encoded by the coding sequence ATGGAGTCCGGGGGCGTCCCCGTGTGGTTCGCCGAGCTGGGCGACGAGGACCGCGAGTTCGTCCGCCGGGTCGTGCTCGCGTCCGGGTCGCTGAAGGAGCTCGCGGAGGGGTACGGGGTGTCGTACCCCACCATCCGGGTTCGCCTCGACCGGCTCATCGCCCGGGTGAAGGCGGCGGAGGCGGCCCGCGGCGCCGACCCGCTGGAGCGGAAGGTGCGGGTGCTGGTGGCGGAGGGGGTCATCGACGCCGGCGTCGGCCGGCAGTTGCTCGCCGCTCACCGGGCGAGCTTAACCAGGGGGGGCGGGTGA
- the rlmN gene encoding 23S rRNA (adenine(2503)-C(2))-methyltransferase RlmN produces the protein MSAPLPLAVPSRPPGLLDTPADDFRDWLAERNQPPMRAAQIRKQLFANRAESFDAMTDLPLALRGELAASFSPFSTRVEKHLKAGDDTHKLVLRLADDRMIECVLIQDEGRATACVSTQVGCGMGCVFCASGINGVVRNLTVGEILEQLLRLRNLTRREDDGGRPDLPTRLSHIVVMGMGEPLANLDNLLEALEVAGDPKGLGIGARHVTISTVGLPAKIKRLAEAGKQYSLAVSLHAPNDALRTRIVPTNDKTGIRAILEAADEFFDKTGRQVTYEYVVLGGLNDRADHARELARLLTGRKAHVNLIPWNDVDGLPYRRPKDGDLTNFIDTLRRSGVSVKVRKRKGSEIDAACGQLRRQAEAAATGVAPAGSA, from the coding sequence ATGTCCGCACCCCTGCCGCTCGCCGTACCGTCCCGCCCGCCCGGCCTCCTCGACACGCCGGCCGACGACTTCCGCGACTGGCTCGCCGAGCGGAACCAGCCGCCGATGCGCGCCGCCCAGATTCGCAAGCAGTTGTTTGCCAACCGGGCCGAGTCGTTCGACGCCATGACCGACCTGCCGCTTGCCCTCCGCGGGGAACTGGCCGCGTCGTTCAGCCCGTTCTCGACCCGCGTCGAGAAGCACCTGAAGGCCGGCGACGACACGCACAAGCTCGTGCTGCGGCTCGCCGACGACCGCATGATCGAGTGCGTGCTGATCCAGGACGAGGGCCGGGCCACCGCGTGCGTCAGCACGCAGGTCGGCTGCGGCATGGGCTGCGTGTTCTGCGCCAGCGGCATCAACGGCGTCGTCCGCAACCTCACCGTCGGCGAGATCCTCGAACAGCTGCTGCGGCTCCGCAACCTGACCCGCCGCGAGGACGACGGCGGCCGGCCCGACCTGCCGACGCGCCTGTCGCACATCGTGGTCATGGGCATGGGCGAGCCGCTGGCGAACCTCGACAACCTCCTCGAAGCGCTGGAGGTGGCCGGCGACCCGAAGGGGCTGGGCATCGGGGCGCGGCACGTCACCATCTCCACGGTCGGCCTGCCGGCGAAGATCAAGCGGCTCGCGGAGGCGGGCAAGCAGTACAGCCTGGCGGTGTCGCTGCACGCCCCGAACGACGCGCTCCGCACCCGCATCGTGCCGACCAACGACAAGACGGGCATCCGCGCCATCCTGGAAGCGGCCGACGAGTTCTTCGACAAGACCGGCCGGCAGGTGACCTACGAGTACGTCGTGCTCGGCGGCCTGAACGACCGGGCCGACCACGCCCGCGAGCTCGCCCGGCTGCTGACCGGCCGGAAGGCGCACGTCAACCTCATCCCGTGGAACGACGTGGACGGCCTGCCTTACCGCCGCCCGAAGGACGGCGACCTGACCAACTTCATCGACACCCTCCGCCGCTCGGGCGTGAGCGTGAAGGTCCGCAAGCGGAAGGGCTCGGAGATCGACGCCGCGTGCGGCCAGCTACGCCGACAGGCCGAGGCGGCCGCAACCGGTGTGGCCCCAGCAGGTTCCGCGTGA